In Perca fluviatilis chromosome 19, GENO_Pfluv_1.0, whole genome shotgun sequence, the genomic window cccccaccatgtacggtttaggctgtagaATGTGGTTTATCGGCGGAAGAATAATAAGAAACCTTAGGAaagcaatagggttccacagccctgctgtgcgaacGGCGTATCTTTGCTACCGCCGATTCTTCCAGCCTCAGGCTTGGAAAGcgaaaatgcttacttcctccataacctccctaactttagtgcaacagcgtgctgcgtctgaagtcattagggcccgagcacgaaagtgcgaaggaacctattgtttttcgtcagattattatttttcgagtcctttgtcgcatttttgagggcgttagcatgcacgaaaactccAAAAAATTTGCACacctgtcacaactggtgaaaattgcaaagttctgtAGTGCTTGGCCTCGGGtgttgccagggggctccatagcgccccttAACGTGCACCTTAATTCCgaaaaaagtaagaagttaatataccaacttttgagggaacataggtctcatcttgaactccatggagctatttttagaaaaaattacaaaattcaaaaatttccaaaatcttggttttcgtgcaaaaatcttcattatacgaacacttgtttgaggactttaggatgcacgaaaactctcaaaattttgcagccatgtgcagaatattaaaactctttcatctgaatacacatttaggcctgggagtggtatggttgctttatagcgccccctaattggttttagcccttgggcacatttttgacggcctcaatatatatgaaaactcacaaaaattggcgccaacataaacacctgggagctttgtgatcctgtacagcgatttgggccatacctgtaagcgggctccatagcgccccctaaggcGTGGAAGGTCTTAACTTGGACAAAGTTGCtccgatcttcaccagatttaatacccatattgctctaatcattgcagacatatttcccatttaccttcattagctccgccccaccggaaggcggccatttttaattatgaatttttcaggtgttttacattctttcgaactcgtcctaggccgtgatttcaatcttcttgaatctttgcaggtactatctgttgaccctcatgatgaaaagttatccagagaattttgatagttgaaaaaatgcgcaagttatagcaacttcctttctaaacaggaagttgcgttatcTTGGCAACAATTATTCCGATTGTCCCGACACTTGACAAAGTTGTTCCTCATGGCTGGTTCAGCATCTGTGCCAAAGTTGGcggcaatcggccattagatggcgctgtttacattttttttaattaatcagcaaaatattgacatttgggaagcctactttgtctaactactcctgggacgtGAGTCCGATCGGCATGAAAACTTGCATGTAGACTAGGaggaccctcatgacaaaaagttatcaaaagaattttagctaaaacaatgcgcaagttatggaggaccaacttcctgtaggtggttGTGGAAACAGGAACAGTTGTATCTTGCATACGGTTATtccaatggacacaaaacttaagaaagttgttcctcatgtgccaatgaggctgtttgccaaatatgtcgtcaattggcctttagatggcgctgtttaaatttttttaattaattagctaatttgctttgagcgaaacctactttttttaactcctcctagagcgtgagtcccatctgcacaaaaatataCACGTTATCTCGGTGGACCCTCgggacaaaaagttatcaaaagaatttggatagctaacacaatgcacaagttacagaagaccaacttcctgtaggggtagtcgaaacaggaagttgcataTCTTACCAAGATTTATTCTGATTGCCACCAAACCTGACACAGATGTTCCGCATAGGGGCTTGAGCATCCATgctaaaacaatgcgcaagttatggaggaacaacttcctgtaggtggctgttgaaacaggaacggttgtatcttggcaaaagttattcagatttacatgaaacttagaatgtgtggtctacatgtgatgttgcgtttgccagtaccccccaatgcaagaagcgagggcccatcatcgctgcttgcagctttaattgttattgttcttttgcacATGTGGGTCAGTTCAAAACCACAAACAGTTTACACTGGAATCTGatgccacattttaaaaggtaatgtgaacagccaaacaaaaaatcagatctgagtaaaaaatctgaattaggcattaagacttgcggtgtgaacgtagcctatTTACAGTAGAACCACATGAACAGTGTCAAAAATGAGGAAGTGACCGAGTTAGAATTACCCACCATAATATTGAAAGTGCCCATTCACTCATGACATTGTGGCAGGCATGACTTCCTTATATGTGTCTCACCTAATACTCGCCGGACTCATAGGTAGGTCAAGCCTTAATAAGAACACTATGTATAAATACTCAGGTTTATAATTAAAAGAATAttgttggtactgttatgttgCTGTGGAGTAATACAATTTGAATCTTAAGTGACAACAAGCCACTAGGCTAATACATATCATTAAAGTTGttctttgataaaaaaaacagttaggTCATGAGACTAAATGTAATAGCCTAGATGTGTTGTGTAGCTATGTCACTGAGTGACCTGTAACTGATTGTGTGATATACACAATGCATTTGAGTGCACCACTGTAAAATAAGTGTCTGCTGTTGTTTTGTCAGGAATTCACAGTAAAATTGTTACAGTGAGTAAAGCATCAGTCGAGGCTGGAGGCTCCATCTCCATCCCATGTCTCTATGAGTTGGGCTACATTAACCATGTGAAATACTTGTGTAAAGGTAATACTTGGCAATCCTGCTCATATGCAGTTAAAACAAACCAGCCACATCATTCTGAAAAGTTTTCAATCTCTGATGACACAAACCAAAGAACGTTCACTGTGACTATTAATGATCTGACGGATGATGGCGGTAGATACTGGTGTGCTGTGGAGAAAAGAACATTGGATGTTAAACAACGTTTTGAGCTGTCAGTCACCGCAGGTAAAATccattaaatgttttaaacacACAAAGATGTTGGATTTTCACTTACATTTCTCAGATAATACAGTCAGACTAtgctttattttgtattgtgctTTATTCAAGGTATGCCAAGTCTGTACGTGGACCATCAGGAAATTACAGCATTTGAAGGAAGAAGTGTGACTGTCAGGTGCTACTGTAAATATTCAAAAGTAACACAGTGGTGCAGGCTGGGCAGCACCTGTGTGTCAGATCAGACTGGATCAATAGATGGAACAACAGTGACCATCAATGAAAGTGTCCCAAATGGTTTCACTGTgactatgatggaactaaagacagagagcaGTGGCTGGTATTGGTGCAAAAATGGAGACTTTCAGATGCCAGTGCATGTAACTGTTCATGAATTAACAacaactactacaactacattGAGCCCCAGTACAGCAAGTAAGATACTAGGCATTCTCTATTTTCATAAATTAGTGATCTATCTTAAAAATGAATTCATTAAGTGGACACAACAAAGGTAACACAAATCAAACCTCGAAACAATGCCTGTTAATCTCGCAGAATAGAATATATTAATGCCCTTTACCTTGAAAATCGGGGAACTGCAGTATAATTTAAtaatatacaatgtaacaacaTATTGATATCATCTACAATGTAGATTTACATGATTTTTCACATGTATTTACTCAGACTTTACAGGGACACTTCCAACCACTACCCAGCATTCCTCCCTGCTTACAAGTGCAGAGCCACATACAGCTCAGGCCACAAACTCCACCGTAAACAGGGCAGGCGGAGATGAACAAAAGAGGTTTTGTTTCATAAATTAAACCTATAATTTCAGACAttatacgttttgaaaaaatgttcaccccttttttaattttgttttattaaatgtaCCTCTGATCTACATCTATCTTCTAGTTCCGCTATTGTGACGATTCTCAGCACCACCCTCGTCTTACTGCTGTTGGTTGTTCCCGCTGCCTTTTTTGGATGGAGGATGATGATAAAATGTAGTAAGTCTGTTGTAAACTCTGCTAAAAACCAATTCAGGAATAACATATCTATTTTAAAACATCTTTACAAATCCATGTGTTTTAGATAAGACCAAGCCGGAGGGGTCTGACATCACTGTGGTAAGATATAGCCTTGTGTTTCCCATTATTAGTATGGTAATAAATATATGGTCATCTTCATTACTGGCATACAGGTATTTTCTCTttgctttttatgttttatagtGTGTCCAAATTTGGACTGATCATACAACAACACATGAAGTAAACAGCATTTAAGGAACATGACCAGTCAAGTGTATAATATACCATGCGTCTGAGTGAACTACACTGAGTGTGAATTGATGTCTATAAATGACCAGATCTAGATCAGCATAATTAGAATCTAGTGCAAATAAGTCCCCAATAAAGTACTCGCTGCTCAATGCTGTGGGTAAACTAACTGTACTCTAATAGCTGTGACCCATCACATTCTGTGACAGAGGGTCAACAATGAGGAAAAAATTTATAATGTGATGCTGTGATGCTATGGAAATACTATGGAGTTACTATTTTTGGTAACAGCAATCACAGTACAATATATGACCCtagcaaaaaaacatttgcagtgACAATTTAGCCTCAAATCCTCATCAGGTCGGTAAAtccgattaaaaaaaacatctaattcAATGGcatcaaatttaaaataaataaattgcagtGATAATGTTTCTTCTCGTCTTGCATATTATGTCCTGCTCTTAACAGCACTGTCACAGACTAAAGTAGGGTAAACGTATAGGCTGTGCGGGGAAAACAAGTGTGATCTTTTAAACCAAAAGAGGAAATGAGATATCCTGTATAGAATTCTCCTCACAAATGTAAAACTCTAGATCATATACATCTAAGGAAGTTGTACTTACATTTAGAACTGGGTTTGGAAGGGGTTAATGGCAGTCCTGTTGGAGATACCTAAGGTTAATCAGTATTCAACATAACACGAACATATACACTCCAGAATGGCAGACCTCTGACATGCAAAGCGACTTGTCGAGTTATATTCAAATTAACCAAACAATTGTGCGTGTTTTAGACAGGAGAAAGCAAACAATTGTAACATAACGTAATATACGATGAGATTAATGTCAAATTTCTAATTCATCCTTCAGTGCTCACAAATTGGAAGTGATCCTGATGTGCACTACGCTACCATTGTTCACAATCAACATGTAGGGGCCCAGCAGAAGGTAAACAAGAGGGGAACATCTTGTTTTGTTTAACACGATATAACAAAGAGCACTGCCTTAGAACACATTTGCCTacatttgtatgtgtttgtctttcCTCTGACATTGTATCATGCTGACTGTGAATCTCATCCAGCAGAATGATATACCCAAAGAGAGTGTGACATACAGTACCATTGTAATAAAGGATAGTGAGCGACAAATGGTATGTCATTACTTCCAAATTCATATAGGCATCTCAATACGTCAACTCCAATGCATTATTGTTGCTATGATTAGTCTATAACTATTCAGCGTTCTCTTTTCTGTGCTTGTTTTCTCTCATTAGACTGAACCAGTAGATGGAAGTGTGATCTACAGCACACTAAAACATAATAAGTGCTAATGAGCAGAAAAGATGGGAGGACTTTAATCCAGCAAGTGCTGCATCACTGATGAAATAATTTCGATGTACTGTGGTGGAAGTTTCATGCAGCAGAGTAAAGATGTCTTCAATAACAAAGAtgaggaaaatcaaactttctttgtttgttttattactttcaAGCAGAAACATAACTTTCACAAAACATCAGAGTGCAATGTGGAAGAGTCATAAGTATTATTGCTCGAGAGTGGACAGCTGGTTTCACCGCACTTCTGCAGAGTGCAGAGAAAGAGCTCTCAAAGTACATGCAGAAAgtcagtctcttttatacacaGAAAGCAAAGAACTCTTGAATAGGAAACCCAATGGTCAACGGTGTATGACACCTAGAAAACAGGAACAGCTAAAAGGGTATAATTTATGAAGCCTTAAGAGCAGCAAACATCTGAATGCACTTGTCAAGGTTCAATCCATGTCTCGTCACT contains:
- the LOC120547687 gene encoding polymeric immunoglobulin receptor-like isoform X3, whose translation is MTSLYVSHLILAGLIGIHSKIVTVSKASVEAGGSISIPCLYELGYINHVKYLCKGNTWQSCSYAVKTNQPHHSEKFSISDDTNQRTFTVTINDLTDDGGRYWCAVEKRTLDVKQRFELSVTAGMPSLYVDHQEITAFEGRSVTVRCYCKYSKVTQWCRLGSTCVSDQTGSIDGTTVTINESVPNGFTVTMMELKTESSGWYWCKNGDFQMPVHVTVHELTTTTTTTLSPSTANFTGTLPTTTQHSSLLTSAEPHTAQATNSTVNRAGGDEQKSSAIVTILSTTLVLLLLVVPAAFFGWRMMIKYKTKPEGSDITVCSQIGSDPDVHYATIVHNQHVGAQQKQNDIPKESVTYSTIVIKDSERQMTEPVDGSVIYSTLKHNKC
- the LOC120547687 gene encoding polymeric immunoglobulin receptor-like isoform X1, with product MTSLYVSHLILAGLIGIHSKIVTVSKASVEAGGSISIPCLYELGYINHVKYLCKGNTWQSCSYAVKTNQPHHSEKFSISDDTNQRTFTVTINDLTDDGGRYWCAVEKRTLDVKQRFELSVTAGMPSLYVDHQEITAFEGRSVTVRCYCKYSKVTQWCRLGSTCVSDQTGSIDGTTVTINESVPNGFTVTMMELKTESSGWYWCKNGDFQMPVHVTVHELTTTTTTTLSPSTANFTGTLPTTTQHSSLLTSAEPHTAQATNSTVNRAGGDEQKSSAIVTILSTTLVLLLLVVPAAFFGWRMMIKCNKTKPEGSDITVCSQIGSDPDVHYATIVHNQHVGAQQKQNDIPKESVTYSTIVIKDSERQMTEPVDGSVIYSTLKHNKC
- the LOC120547687 gene encoding polymeric immunoglobulin receptor-like isoform X2; amino-acid sequence: MTSLYVSHLILAGLIGIHSKIVTVSKASVEAGGSISIPCLYELGYINHVKYLCKGNTWQSCSYAVKTNQPHHSEKFSISDDTNQRTFTVTINDLTDDGGRYWCAVEKRTLDVKQRFELSVTAGMPSLYVDHQEITAFEGRSVTVRCYCKYSKVTQWCRLGSTCVSDQTGSIDGTTVTINESVPNGFTVTMMELKTESSGWYWCKNGDFQMPVHVTVHELTTTTTTTLSPSTANFTGTLPTTTQHSSLLTSAEPHTAQATNSTVNRAGGDEQKSSAIVTILSTTLVLLLLVVPAAFFGWRMMIKCNKTKPEGSDITVCSQIGSDPDVHYATIVHNQHVGAQQKNDIPKESVTYSTIVIKDSERQMTEPVDGSVIYSTLKHNKC